A genomic segment from Bradysia coprophila strain Holo2 chromosome III, BU_Bcop_v1, whole genome shotgun sequence encodes:
- the LOC119080113 gene encoding spidroin-1-like, with the protein MKVVLAAFTLIFCYVYSVQTASVGHIDRAPEGIANNEYVENNAGLEQDLELAETAGRGGYGGYGGYGGRGGYGGYGGYGGYGGYGGYGGYGGYGGGYGGYGGYGGHHHHHGSVAVVKIIPKIHYSFASVHEIDQKCFFLLFINITKSIIMRNFIFVACAVALSNAAAINPAVEHVEKANQNEKDLDTAETAQYGGLLGNLVNQFAQGFGGYNGGGGLPNGYGGYGNQGYGQQEYGQQGLNGYGGYGQQGFGQEGVGQQGYGLQGYGQQGYGQQGFGQQGYGEQGYGLQQQSEQNGYGQQQVQDGGYGQSFGQEVTQDSGINGYGRR; encoded by the exons ATGAAG GTCGTTCTTGCCGCTTTTACTTTGATTTTCTGCTATGTCTACTCGGTGCAAACGGCTAGTGTCGGACACATAGATAGAGCTCCCGAAG GAATTGCGAATAACGAATATGTAGAAAACAATGCAGGATTGGAGCAAGACTTAGAATTGGCTGAAACTGCGGGACGTGGTGGATATGGGGGATATGGTGGATACGGTGGACGTGGTGGTTATGGTGGCTACGGAGGATATGGTGGATATGGAGGTTACGGAGGATATGGAGGATATGGAGGATATGGCGGAGGTTATGGAGGATATGGTGGATATGGTggacatcatcatcatcatggaT CGGTGGCTGTAGTAAAAATAATACCAAAGATACATTATTCATTCGCGAGTGTTCACGAGATAGAtcaaaagtgttttttcctgttgtttataaatattacaaaaagCATCATAATG aggaattttatttttgtggcCTGCGCTGTGGCTTTGTCAAATGCGGCTGCAATAAATCCAGCAGTTGAGCACGTAGAAAAAgccaatcaaaatgaaaaagatcTGGATACAGCCGAAACGGCTCAATACGGTGGATTACTCGGTAACTTGGTTAACCAGTTTGCACAAGGGTTTGGTGGCTATAATGGTGGTGGCGGTCTTCCAAACGGCTACGGTGGATACGGAAACCAAGGGTATGGGCAACAAGAATATGGACAACAAGGATTAAACGGATATGGTGGATATGGACAACAAGGCTTTGGACAAGAGGGTGTCGGACAGCAAGGCTATGGACTACAAGGATATGGACAGCAAGGGTATGGACAGCAAGGTTTTGGTCAACAAGGGTATGGTGAACAAGGATATGGTCTTCAACAACAGAGTGAACAAAATGGGTACGGACAGCAACAAGTGCAAGATGGCGGTTATGGTCAAAGTTTTGGGCAAGAAGTCACTCAGGATAGTGGTATTAATGGCTACGGACGTcgctaa